Proteins encoded together in one Candidatus Bathyarchaeota archaeon window:
- a CDS encoding molybdopterin-dependent oxidoreductase — MPTGCAHDCGGKCLLYMEVEDNRVASIRDGGLINPTARSLRLRACGRGLSYNGRLYHPERLTKPLIRAGVRGSASFKAVPWGEALDLAASRLEWIKEEYGCSSILNMGGSGSYPAVLHDTRRLTSRFLNMLGGCIELYGSYSNEAAKIASIYTYGTEATDHPRCDLLNSKLIIMWGWNPLETFFGSDTINYLREAKDKGCRIICIDPRRTPSARFADAWIPIRPGTDVALASAMAYTIIKEELYDRGFVERFVVGFREYSNYILGFEDGQPKTAEWASTITGVPAPIIVELARSYAREKPAALMPGWGPQRTAYGEQFIRATSALASITGNIGISGGNPAGAGVGQGPTRSDVSLPTGNNPVGFKVPVYQWIELILKGVKGGFPADVKALYAVGSNYLNQQGNSNKAARSLKKLDLIIAHEHFLTSTARYADIVFPAAMYPERNDILLPWSGQGCFVIYQAKIVDPLPEAKTDLEIFTELAERLGFAEKYNPYTEEEWLRRFAEKLGIRDYEEFKREGIHRLPEREKIPFRRQIEYGEPFQTPSGKIELYSKKLAELDDPETPPIPKYLPSWEGVGDPLRGKYPLQLLTPKNIRRIHSSTPGVSLTEKGLNRIWINPRDAGDRGISPGDVVKVFNDRGILIAEAYVTEDIIEGVVSLEEGAWYNPDEAGIDRGGCPNTLTSDKPTPLAKAATTHTTLVQVTRHRTS; from the coding sequence TTGCCGACTGGATGCGCCCATGATTGTGGAGGTAAATGCCTCCTATACATGGAGGTTGAAGATAATAGGGTGGCCTCCATAAGGGATGGAGGCCTCATAAACCCTACAGCTAGAAGCCTAAGGTTGAGGGCATGTGGTCGAGGTCTCTCATACAATGGGAGGCTGTATCACCCCGAGAGACTTACTAAGCCTCTAATCAGAGCAGGCGTGAGGGGCTCCGCAAGTTTCAAGGCAGTCCCGTGGGGTGAGGCGTTGGACCTGGCTGCGTCGAGACTTGAATGGATTAAGGAGGAGTATGGGTGCAGCTCGATCCTGAACATGGGGGGTAGCGGCTCCTATCCGGCAGTACTCCACGACACTCGGAGGCTTACGAGCCGCTTCCTCAACATGCTGGGTGGATGCATCGAACTCTACGGGAGCTACAGCAATGAAGCCGCTAAAATAGCCTCAATATACACCTACGGCACTGAGGCTACTGATCATCCTAGATGCGATCTATTAAACTCTAAGCTTATCATTATGTGGGGTTGGAACCCCCTCGAAACCTTCTTCGGATCGGACACGATAAATTATCTGAGGGAGGCTAAGGATAAGGGATGTCGGATCATCTGCATAGACCCGAGGCGCACACCCTCGGCGAGGTTCGCCGACGCCTGGATTCCCATAAGGCCTGGAACCGATGTAGCCTTGGCCTCAGCCATGGCCTATACGATCATAAAGGAGGAATTATACGATCGCGGGTTCGTGGAGAGATTCGTAGTGGGCTTCAGGGAGTACTCCAACTATATTCTAGGGTTCGAGGATGGCCAGCCTAAGACGGCTGAATGGGCCTCAACGATCACGGGAGTACCTGCACCCATCATAGTCGAATTGGCGAGGAGCTATGCTAGGGAGAAGCCGGCCGCCCTGATGCCTGGATGGGGCCCCCAGAGGACGGCCTACGGCGAACAGTTCATAAGGGCCACCTCAGCCCTCGCCTCGATAACAGGTAACATAGGAATATCAGGGGGAAACCCCGCCGGGGCTGGAGTGGGCCAGGGCCCCACGAGGAGCGACGTTTCGTTGCCGACGGGGAATAACCCTGTCGGATTTAAGGTGCCCGTATATCAATGGATAGAGCTGATCCTTAAGGGGGTTAAAGGTGGGTTTCCAGCGGATGTAAAAGCCTTGTACGCTGTAGGGAGCAACTATCTAAACCAGCAGGGGAACTCTAACAAGGCTGCTCGAAGCCTCAAGAAACTCGACCTGATAATAGCTCATGAGCATTTCCTCACCTCGACCGCTAGATACGCCGACATAGTTTTTCCAGCTGCCATGTATCCTGAACGTAACGATATATTGCTGCCCTGGTCTGGTCAGGGCTGCTTCGTAATATATCAGGCGAAGATCGTCGATCCCCTGCCCGAAGCCAAGACAGACCTTGAAATTTTCACTGAGCTCGCGGAGAGGCTCGGATTCGCGGAAAAGTATAACCCATATACGGAGGAGGAGTGGCTTAGACGATTCGCCGAGAAACTAGGAATAAGAGACTACGAGGAATTCAAGAGGGAAGGTATTCATAGGTTGCCGGAGAGGGAGAAGATACCATTCAGGCGGCAGATCGAGTATGGGGAGCCCTTCCAAACCCCGAGCGGAAAGATAGAGTTATACTCTAAGAAGCTAGCTGAACTAGATGACCCCGAGACGCCTCCAATCCCCAAGTACTTGCCCTCATGGGAGGGCGTTGGGGATCCCCTGAGGGGCAAGTATCCACTCCAGCTCTTAACCCCAAAGAACATCCGGAGGATACACTCTAGCACTCCAGGCGTCTCCCTAACTGAGAAAGGGCTAAACAGGATATGGATAAACCCCAGGGACGCCGGAGATAGGGGGATTTCCCCGGGAGACGTGGTGAAAGTGTTCAATGATAGGGGCATATTAATAGCTGAAGCCTACGTAACCGAGGATATCATCGAAGGCGTCGTATCCCTGGAAGAAGGAGCGTGGTACAACCCCGACGAAGCCGGGATAGATAGAGGAGGATGCCCCAATACTCTAACATCGGACAAGCCCACACCCCTGGCGAAAGCGGCTACAACCCATACGACGCTAGTCCAAGTAACCCGGCACCGCACCTCTTAA
- a CDS encoding 5-formyltetrahydrofolate cyclo-ligase — MVEEKRILRERIWKLLEDEGVARPPFPIWGRIPNFRDSEKAAHLVKGLEEWGRSEVVLANPDSPQRMIRELALRDGKTLIMATPRLRQGYLELKPIPGMEGIQSTISGAFKHGRRISEPAKPDLVVTGCVAVDKDGWRLGKGGGYGDREIREALRFGRIPVLTTVHELQIVLAVPHEEHDTKVDYIVTPNRIIKCGV; from the coding sequence ATCGTCGAGGAGAAGAGGATCCTAAGGGAGAGGATTTGGAAACTTCTTGAAGATGAAGGTGTAGCGAGGCCCCCATTCCCCATTTGGGGTAGGATACCTAACTTTAGGGATAGCGAGAAAGCAGCTCACTTAGTTAAAGGCTTGGAGGAATGGGGGAGGAGTGAAGTGGTCTTGGCGAATCCGGATTCACCGCAGAGGATGATTAGGGAACTCGCCTTAAGAGATGGGAAGACCTTGATCATGGCCACGCCTAGGCTTAGACAAGGCTACTTGGAGTTGAAGCCCATCCCCGGAATGGAGGGGATACAGTCGACGATATCAGGGGCGTTCAAGCATGGTAGGAGAATCAGCGAACCCGCTAAGCCTGACCTGGTGGTGACGGGGTGCGTAGCGGTCGATAAGGATGGATGGAGACTCGGTAAGGGAGGCGGCTACGGGGATAGGGAGATCAGGGAGGCCCTGAGGTTCGGGAGGATCCCCGTCTTGACGACCGTTCACGAACTCCAGATAGTACTGGCGGTCCCCCATGAGGAACATGACACTAAAGTAGACTATATAGTTACCCCTAACAGGATAATTAAATGTGGAGTATAG
- a CDS encoding ATP-dependent DNA helicase, producing the protein MHQWFRLSHILFPYEFREFQEEFLDFIRLGVHEGKAVLADAATGFGKTPLILAALIPEALKHNVKVLWIVRTGSETDRPIEELKVLHSSRNLRFFGFSFRGKRDMCLLLRDLRLSGEVSHEEASLICRTYKDRCPYRRGFEGLRRDVLDELVEEPRLYTEILEFCGGLKVCPYLVQLMLMDYAGILALNYNYIVDPKISNFMRRRVGFRNAILVVDEAHNLQKAAEELNSDRITSGTVERAIREAELLGDRDVAGFLDALNGYFQKFHGEIEGEDALFPLEECAWKAAGGLEDFEQLCIEARRLGNRIRRQRLLEGKIPRSSLYHLGNFWIRALEGLGVDGVALTASREGEALAVEFTDMRASELLGSLWREFRSCIFCSGTLKPLEAFAEIVGLKDYVGRVFPSPYSERNLITLITRGLSTRGEELTDDMALRYLDALEGFMASLRVNLAVFTSSYRVQRKLLDRGLRDLAEKYGRRIYVEEQGLRGDEGRKILEGFKASASDERKGMLVAVMGGRFAEGADYPGEQLEAIFIVGMPFEKPTVKTQLYIEYYQRLYGEDKGRFYAYTLPALKRASQAMGRALRSKEDRAVLVLGDWRYRRYLELLPDYVQGTAKIVAGRREPLAKEISEAKRRLFKG; encoded by the coding sequence TTGCATCAGTGGTTTAGGTTGAGCCACATATTGTTCCCATACGAGTTTAGAGAGTTTCAAGAGGAATTTTTAGACTTTATCAGGTTGGGAGTACATGAGGGCAAGGCTGTCTTGGCCGATGCTGCAACGGGTTTCGGGAAGACGCCTCTAATCCTTGCGGCTTTAATACCTGAGGCCTTGAAGCACAACGTTAAGGTCCTCTGGATCGTGAGAACTGGAAGTGAGACGGATAGGCCCATAGAGGAGCTTAAAGTTTTACATTCATCGAGGAATCTAAGGTTTTTCGGTTTCTCATTCAGGGGTAAGAGGGATATGTGCCTCCTCCTAAGGGATCTCAGGTTATCCGGGGAGGTTAGCCACGAGGAGGCATCCCTCATATGCAGGACTTATAAGGATAGGTGTCCCTATCGACGTGGATTTGAAGGTTTGAGGCGGGATGTGCTGGATGAACTCGTCGAGGAGCCTAGGCTTTACACGGAGATCCTGGAGTTTTGCGGTGGATTGAAGGTTTGCCCTTACCTGGTCCAGCTCATGCTTATGGATTATGCAGGCATCCTAGCTTTAAACTATAACTATATCGTGGATCCAAAGATAAGCAATTTCATGCGTAGGAGGGTGGGGTTCAGAAACGCGATCCTCGTAGTCGATGAGGCTCATAATCTCCAGAAGGCAGCTGAGGAGTTAAACTCGGATAGGATCACGAGCGGGACCGTTGAGAGGGCTATAAGGGAGGCTGAACTCCTCGGGGACAGGGATGTAGCTGGGTTCCTGGATGCTTTAAACGGCTACTTCCAGAAGTTCCATGGGGAGATCGAGGGCGAAGACGCCTTATTCCCACTTGAGGAGTGCGCTTGGAAGGCCGCTGGAGGATTAGAGGATTTCGAACAGCTCTGCATCGAGGCTAGAAGGCTGGGGAACCGTATCAGGAGACAGAGGCTCCTGGAGGGGAAAATCCCTAGGTCGAGCCTCTACCACCTGGGGAACTTCTGGATCAGGGCCTTGGAGGGCCTCGGCGTGGACGGCGTGGCCCTCACAGCCTCAAGGGAAGGCGAAGCCCTGGCGGTAGAGTTCACGGATATGAGGGCGAGCGAGCTCCTAGGAAGCCTATGGAGGGAGTTCAGGAGCTGCATCTTCTGCTCCGGGACGCTTAAGCCCCTGGAAGCCTTCGCCGAGATAGTGGGCCTTAAAGACTATGTCGGGAGGGTCTTCCCATCCCCCTACTCCGAGCGTAACCTGATAACTCTGATCACTAGAGGGTTATCGACGAGGGGGGAGGAGTTAACGGATGATATGGCCCTGAGGTATTTGGACGCTCTTGAAGGCTTTATGGCGTCTCTAAGGGTTAACCTCGCGGTGTTCACTTCAAGCTATAGGGTTCAGAGAAAGCTATTAGATAGGGGTTTAAGGGATCTAGCTGAAAAATACGGGAGAAGAATATACGTGGAGGAGCAGGGTCTAAGGGGCGATGAGGGCAGGAAGATCCTTGAAGGATTCAAGGCCTCAGCCTCCGATGAGAGGAAGGGGATGCTCGTGGCGGTGATGGGGGGCCGCTTCGCTGAGGGCGCGGACTATCCAGGCGAGCAGCTTGAAGCCATCTTCATAGTGGGGATGCCCTTCGAGAAGCCAACGGTTAAAACCCAGCTCTACATAGAGTATTATCAGAGGCTCTACGGGGAGGATAAGGGCAGATTCTACGCCTACACGCTACCAGCTTTGAAGAGGGCTTCCCAAGCCATGGGCAGGGCCTTGAGGTCCAAGGAGGATCGGGCCGTGCTAGTCCTAGGGGACTGGAGGTACAGGAGATACCTGGAGCTCCTCCCCGACTACGTTCAAGGAACCGCGAAAATAGTTGCGGGCAGGCGTGAACCACTGGCCAAGGAGATATCGGAAGCTAAAAGGCGCCTCTTTAAAGGATAG
- a CDS encoding 2-phosphosulfolactate phosphatase, with the protein MVYASVLLGMDMVKRELRSGDVAVVIDVIRASTTIITALKMGAESVIPASSIREALQLRETHGDVILSGERGGVKIKGFHLDNSPFEVSSTDMRGKKLVITTTHGTQLIKAAMGRTDKVLVGSLINRAACSRLAYELAEEDGGDVKVVIPRSTIGICIEDLYAAGLIVESIKGQGSSCSGDLTGIASILASVNVNEMRRVIKESTSATIVKGVGHEDDVDYCLRLDEIDLIPISRGFELKATTL; encoded by the coding sequence ATGGTCTATGCTTCCGTGCTATTGGGTATGGATATGGTCAAAAGAGAGCTCAGGAGCGGAGATGTCGCCGTGGTGATAGATGTGATCAGGGCGAGCACCACCATAATAACAGCCCTAAAGATGGGGGCTGAATCCGTCATTCCTGCCTCATCGATCAGGGAGGCTCTCCAGCTCAGGGAGACCCATGGAGACGTCATCCTATCAGGTGAAAGGGGCGGCGTTAAGATTAAGGGCTTCCACCTAGACAATTCGCCATTTGAGGTCTCCTCAACGGATATGAGGGGGAAGAAGCTTGTGATAACGACCACCCATGGAACACAGCTGATCAAGGCTGCCATGGGAAGGACCGATAAGGTGCTCGTCGGAAGCCTCATAAATAGAGCGGCCTGCTCAAGGCTCGCGTATGAGCTGGCTGAAGAAGATGGAGGCGATGTTAAAGTAGTTATCCCCAGATCGACTATAGGCATCTGTATAGAAGACCTCTACGCTGCCGGTTTGATCGTAGAATCGATCAAGGGTCAGGGATCGAGCTGCAGCGGAGACTTAACCGGGATCGCCTCTATATTGGCCAGCGTGAATGTAAATGAGATGCGTAGAGTAATCAAGGAATCTACATCGGCTACAATAGTGAAGGGTGTAGGACATGAGGATGACGTAGACTACTGCCTGAGACTGGACGAGATCGATTTGATCCCCATTTCAAGGGGATTCGAGCTGAAAGCTACAACCCTGTAG
- a CDS encoding 2-phospho-L-lactate transferase — translation MGGGVSITLLAGGVGAAKLITGLVRLIDQGDLTIIVNTGDDIELHGLYISPDIDIITYTLAGIVDEERGWGLKDDTYRCLEALSRLGCETWFKLGDRDLATHIYRTNLLKRGFTLSQATAEISKALGVKARILPMSDDRVETRILTGEGPLHFQEYLVKRGMRDEVLGVELAGIEDAEPAPGVVDSILESDGIIIPPSNPIVSVGTILSVKGVREALRSTRAKRVAVSPLIAGHAVKGPLEKLLRGLGLEPSAYTVAEIYKGLIDTFVLDQADAQEKERVEALGLRVVSANTLMVSLEDKIQLAATALKETQREEP, via the coding sequence TTGGGGGGAGGAGTTTCGATCACCTTATTAGCGGGGGGAGTCGGGGCAGCCAAGCTCATCACGGGCCTGGTGAGGCTCATAGACCAAGGGGATCTCACCATAATCGTAAACACGGGCGACGATATAGAGCTGCATGGCCTATACATATCCCCCGACATAGACATTATAACTTATACACTGGCGGGAATAGTGGACGAGGAGAGGGGATGGGGCCTCAAAGATGATACTTATCGATGCCTTGAAGCCCTCAGTAGACTAGGCTGCGAGACATGGTTCAAGCTTGGAGACAGGGATTTAGCCACCCACATCTACAGGACCAACCTCCTCAAGAGGGGCTTCACCCTCTCCCAGGCTACAGCTGAGATCTCCAAGGCCCTAGGGGTTAAAGCCCGCATCCTACCCATGAGCGACGACAGGGTTGAGACGAGGATACTGACCGGGGAGGGCCCGCTGCACTTCCAGGAATATCTGGTTAAGAGGGGTATGAGGGATGAGGTTTTAGGGGTGGAGCTCGCAGGCATCGAAGACGCGGAACCAGCTCCAGGCGTGGTGGATTCCATACTGGAGTCCGATGGGATCATAATTCCGCCGAGCAACCCTATAGTGAGCGTGGGCACGATCCTATCCGTCAAAGGTGTGAGGGAGGCTTTAAGATCCACCAGGGCTAAAAGGGTCGCCGTCTCACCCCTAATCGCCGGACATGCCGTCAAAGGGCCCTTGGAGAAGCTCCTCAGGGGATTAGGCTTAGAACCCTCCGCTTACACCGTAGCCGAAATATACAAGGGACTCATAGATACGTTCGTATTGGATCAAGCCGATGCTCAGGAGAAGGAACGCGTAGAGGCGCTGGGATTAAGAGTGGTATCCGCGAACACCCTCATGGTGAGCCTTGAGGATAAGATCCAACTCGCGGCCACCGCCCTAAAGGAGACCCAGCGGGAAGAGCCTTAA